In Saprospiraceae bacterium, a genomic segment contains:
- a CDS encoding IscS subfamily cysteine desulfurase produces the protein MSLHKVYLDNNATTPCDPRVVEAMLPYFFEHHGNAASRSHPFGWEAEAAVDLGRQRVADLIGADEKEIIFTSGATEADNLAIKGVYEMYGRKGKHIITTKTEHKAVLDTCHVLEKKGAEITYLDVEQDGLIDLAKLEAAIRPDTVLVSIMWANNETGVIQPMKEIGALCEKKGVLLMSDATQAVGKIPINPRENGVHLMTFTAHKMYGPKGVGALYVSRKNPRVKVTAQMDGGGHERGMRSGTLNVPGIVGFGKAAEIAKNEMITEADRLRKLRDRLESGLQKMEEVYINGNIEHRMPHVTNMSFKHVEGEGLMMTFNQNIAVSSGSACTSASLEPSYVLVALGLGDDLAHSSLRLSLGRFNTEADVDFAIEAIAQGVNHMRELSPIWEMYKEGVDLTKIVWSEH, from the coding sequence ATGTCATTGCATAAAGTCTATTTGGATAACAACGCAACTACACCTTGTGACCCAAGGGTCGTTGAAGCCATGTTGCCCTATTTTTTTGAACACCACGGCAATGCAGCCAGCAGAAGCCATCCCTTTGGTTGGGAAGCTGAAGCTGCCGTCGATTTAGGTCGCCAACGGGTGGCTGATCTCATTGGTGCTGATGAAAAAGAAATCATCTTTACCAGTGGTGCTACAGAAGCAGATAATTTGGCCATTAAAGGAGTTTATGAAATGTATGGCCGTAAAGGAAAACATATCATCACTACCAAAACAGAGCATAAGGCCGTTTTAGATACTTGTCACGTTCTTGAGAAAAAAGGAGCTGAGATCACTTATTTGGATGTCGAACAGGATGGTTTGATAGATCTTGCAAAATTAGAAGCCGCCATCAGACCCGATACCGTTCTCGTATCCATCATGTGGGCTAATAATGAAACCGGTGTTATTCAACCGATGAAAGAAATAGGTGCACTCTGCGAAAAAAAGGGTGTTTTATTGATGAGTGATGCCACCCAAGCTGTAGGTAAAATACCTATAAACCCAAGAGAAAATGGGGTGCATTTGATGACTTTCACAGCTCATAAAATGTATGGGCCCAAAGGTGTCGGAGCTCTTTACGTAAGCCGTAAAAATCCTCGTGTAAAAGTCACTGCCCAAATGGATGGTGGTGGTCATGAAAGAGGCATGCGCTCAGGAACCTTGAATGTGCCCGGAATTGTTGGTTTTGGCAAAGCGGCCGAAATTGCCAAAAATGAAATGATCACTGAAGCAGATAGACTTCGAAAATTAAGAGATAGATTAGAATCCGGTCTTCAAAAAATGGAAGAAGTTTATATCAATGGAAATATTGAACATCGAATGCCGCATGTTACGAATATGTCGTTTAAACATGTGGAAGGTGAAGGTCTGATGATGACTTTCAACCAAAATATTGCAGTTTCATCGGGTTCAGCTTGTACTTCCGCTTCCCTGGAACCTAGTTATGTATTAGTTGCTTTGGGCTTAGGTGATGACCTCGCTCATTCTTCATTGCGACTCTCATTGGGTCGGTTCAATACAGAGGCCGACGTGGATTTCGCCATTGAAGC